The DNA segment AAATCTCGCCGACGCCTTCGGCAAAGGCTGCATGACCCATCACAAAAACGGGCACATCGGCACCAAGCCGGATACCCAGCTGCGCCAGTTCGGCATCAGAGTAGCCACAATTCCACAACACGTTGAGCGCGATGAGCACCGTCGCCGCATTGGAGGAACCGCCTCCCAGACCGCCGCCCATCGGGATACGTTTTTGCAGAGAAATCTCCGCACCCTGAGAGACGCCCGCGTGTGACTGCAAAAGACGTGCGGCGCGCACAACCAGATTATCGTCATCCGCCACGCCGTCCGTTGGCGTGGTTAGCACGATGGCGCCGTCATCACGCACGGTAAAACTCAGGCTGTCGCCGTAATCCACAAACTGGAACAGCGTCTGCAGGTCGTGATAGCCGTTTGGACGCTGGTCGGTGATGTATAGGAATAAATTGAGTTTAGCCGGCGACGGCCATAATTGCTGCGTCATCTCAGTTTAGCGTCCAGTTATCCATTTTCAGCTTGATGCGTTGTTCGCCCTGCGTCATTTCCAGACGCTGAGGCAGGGAAGGTTTAGCGTCGTCGTCGTAGCTTTGGTAAACCACGGTGCCCGGTTTGCCGTTCTGCGTGAATTTCACCTGAGAAAGGCGGTACTGGCTGTCGAGGGTGAAATCGGTGCCATCACCCGGCAGGCCGAGCATCCACAAACGCAGATTATCCAGCGGGATCGACATACCGGTCAGCTTCTGGATCATGTCGTCTGGATTGTCGCTGGTGTAATGCTTGCCTTCATTATTGGTCAGCTGCGCCACGCCGCTTTGAACTTTCAGCTCCATTTCGGTGCTGCCTAGCGGGTTAGTCAGGAGTAAACGGTAGCTGTCACGGGAATATTGTTGCCAGAAAAAGCGGGCATAGACTTTTTGCTTATCAGAAAGATAAGCAAAAGAGCCGCGGGTCTGATAGTGGTCAAGCTGTTTGACCTGAGCTTCGTGTTCACGCCATTGCGCAGACGTCGGGCTGGTCGCCGGGCCTTTGGGCGTATTAAAAGAACACGCGGCAAGCACTAAGCTTGCAAGAGGGAGAAGGCGAACAAAATGGGTTTTACGCATTGGCATAACAGATTAAATCCTTTGTGCGATGGCGGAATGTTGTTTTGGTCAACAAAATGTCTCGATAAACCAAAAGGGCCAGGACAAATTCGGCGTGCGCTAGTTTAGCACAGCCAAAGCATCGGGTGTTCTCAACCCTGTGCTGATGATCGGTGATACCGCTGTTTTGGGACAATGCTGATTTGTAATTGGATTTAACCGATGATGCTGTACGCCTTTTATTGATCTCGCGCATCTTGTAGAATGCGCAGCAGACGTAAACCCATACTATTATAAAGTATAAGCCGATAACCGCTTCCCATATGACCCTGCTTGCATTAGGTATCAACCACAAAACGGCCCCGGTGTCTCTGCGGGAACGGGTAACCTTTTCACCCGAGACACTCGATCAGGCGCTCTCCAGTCTTCTCCAGCAACCGCTGGTGCAGGGCGGCGTGGTGTTGTCTACGTGCAACCGCACTGAGCTGTATCTCAGCGTTGAACAGCAGGGGAATCTGCAGGATCAACTGGTGAAATGGTTATGTGACTATCACCATCTTAGCGAAGATGAAGTGCGCAAAAGCTTGTACTGGCATCACGGGAATGAAGCCGTCAGCCATCTGATGCGCGTCGCCAGCGGGTTGGATTCGCTGGTGCTCGGCGAGCCGCAAATTCTCGGGCAGGTCAAAAAGGCTTTCGCCGAATCTCAAAATGGTCAGGCGGTGTCCGGTGAGCTGGAGCGACTGTTCCAGAAGTCCTTCTCCGTCGCAAAACGCGTGCGTACTGAAACTGATATCGGTGCCAGTGCTGTTTCCGTCGCGTTTGCCGCCTGTACGCTGGCGCGTCAGATTTTCGAATCCCTTTCAGAAGTCAGTGTGTTGCTGGTCGGCGCGGGTGAAACCATCGAGCTGGTTGCGCGTCATCTGCATCAGCATAACGTCCGCCATATGATGATCGCCAACCGTACCCGCGAACGTGCGCAGGCGCTGGCGAGTGAAGTGAATGCGGAAGTGATCAGCCTGCAGGATATCGACTCCCGTCTGGCCGAAGCTGACATCATTATCAGTTCGACCGCCAGTCCGCTGCCGATTATCGGTAAAGGTATGGTGGAACGCGCGTTGAAAGCACGCCGTAACCAGCCGATGCTGATGGTGGATATTGCCGTTCCGCGCGATATCGAACCGGAAGTCGGCAAACTGGCCAACGCCTATCTTTACAGTGTTGATGACCTGCACAGCATCATTCAAAACAATCTTGCCCAACGCAAAGCCGCCGCAATTCAGGCGGAAACTATTGTTGAGCAGGAAAGCTCCAACTTCATGGCCTGGCTGCGTTCGCAGGGAGCCGTTGAAATTATTCGTGATTATCGCTCGCGTGCTGATATTATTCGCGCCGACGCAGAAGCCAAAGCCATCGCAGCGATTGCGCAGGGCGCTGACGTCCAGGCGGTGATCCATGAATTAGCCCACAAATTGACAAACCGCCTTATTCACGCACCTACCCGTTCTCTGCAACAGGCAGCCAGCGACGGTGATGTGGAGCGTTTGCAAATTTTACGCGACAGCCTCGGGCTGGGTCAGCAATAGTTCCTCCTTTTCTCACAGGGTTAAACACCACGCATGAAGCCTTCTATTGTTGCCAAACTGGAAGCGTTACAAGAGCGCCACGAAGAAGTGCAGGCGATGCTCGGCGACGCCAGCGTTATTGCCGATCAGGATAAATTTCGCGGTCTTTCCCGCGAATACTCACAGTTGACCGCCGTTTCTGAATGTTTTCTGGCCTGGCGTCAGGCGCAGGAAGATTTAGAGACCGCCGAAATGATGCTCGACGATCCCGAGATGCGCGAAATGGCGCAGGACGAAATCAAAGACTGCAAAGCCACCATCGAAGAGCTTGAAGAAAAATTACAGCTTCTCCTTTTGCCGAAAGACCCTGACGATGAGCGCGGCTGTTTCCTTGAAATCCGAGCCGGAACCGGTGGTGACGAAGCGGCGATTTTTGCCGGTGACTTATTCCGCATGTATAGCCGTTATGCCGAAATGCGTCGCTGGCGCGTGGAAATCGTGAGCGCCAGCGAAGGCGAGCACGGTGGCTATAAAGAAGTGATCGCCAAAGTGATCGGCGAGGGCGCTTACGGCCAGTTCAAATTTGAGTCGGGCGGACACCGCGTTCAGCGCGTGCCTGAAACCGAATCTCAGGGCCGTATTCATACATCCGCCTGTACCGTGGCGGTGATGCCTGAAATCCCTGAAGCCGAAATGCCGGAAATTAACGCCGGTGATTTGCGTATTGATACATTCCGTTCATCGGGCGCCGGCGGTCAGCACGTTAACACCACCGACTCCGCCATCCGTATTACGCACATTCCTACCGGTATTGTAGTGGAGTGTCAGGACGAACGTTCGCAGCACAAAAACAAAGCCAAGGCATTGTCCGTGCTGGGTGCGCGTATCCGTGCCGCTGAAGTGGCCAAACGTCATGCCGAAGAGGCCTCGACGCGCCGTAACCTGCTGGGTACTGGTGACCGTTCGGACCGTAACCGTACCTATAACTTCCCGCAGGGCCGTGTTACCGATCACCGTATCAACCTGACGATTTACCGTCTGGACGAAGTGATGGAAGGCAAACTGGATGCACTCATCCAGCCGATCGTCCAGGAATATCAGGCCGATCAACTCGCCGCGCTGTCTGAGCAGGACTAATGGATTTCCAGCACTGGCTGCGTGACGCTACCGCGCGTCTGGCCGGGGGAGAAAGCCCGAAGCGTGACGCGGAAATCTTGCTCGGCTTTGTGACAGGCCGGGCAAGAACTTTCA comes from the Enterobacteriaceae bacterium Kacie_13 genome and includes:
- the hemA gene encoding glutamyl-tRNA reductase, producing MTLLALGINHKTAPVSLRERVTFSPETLDQALSSLLQQPLVQGGVVLSTCNRTELYLSVEQQGNLQDQLVKWLCDYHHLSEDEVRKSLYWHHGNEAVSHLMRVASGLDSLVLGEPQILGQVKKAFAESQNGQAVSGELERLFQKSFSVAKRVRTETDIGASAVSVAFAACTLARQIFESLSEVSVLLVGAGETIELVARHLHQHNVRHMMIANRTRERAQALASEVNAEVISLQDIDSRLAEADIIISSTASPLPIIGKGMVERALKARRNQPMLMVDIAVPRDIEPEVGKLANAYLYSVDDLHSIIQNNLAQRKAAAIQAETIVEQESSNFMAWLRSQGAVEIIRDYRSRADIIRADAEAKAIAAIAQGADVQAVIHELAHKLTNRLIHAPTRSLQQAASDGDVERLQILRDSLGLGQQ
- the ispE gene encoding 4-(cytidine 5'-diphospho)-2-C-methyl-D-erythritol kinase, coding for MTQQLWPSPAKLNLFLYITDQRPNGYHDLQTLFQFVDYGDSLSFTVRDDGAIVLTTPTDGVADDDNLVVRAARLLQSHAGVSQGAEISLQKRIPMGGGLGGGSSNAATVLIALNVLWNCGYSDAELAQLGIRLGADVPVFVMGHAAFAEGVGEILLPVEPQEKWFLIAHPGVSIPTPVIFGDPELTRNTPKRTVNVLLNTPYANDCEPIARKRFYEVEQLLSWLLEYAPSRLTGTGACVFAEFDTESAARHVLDKAPSWMRGFVAKGINISPLHRFRETWLRDAGKA
- the prfA gene encoding peptide chain release factor 1 — protein: MKPSIVAKLEALQERHEEVQAMLGDASVIADQDKFRGLSREYSQLTAVSECFLAWRQAQEDLETAEMMLDDPEMREMAQDEIKDCKATIEELEEKLQLLLLPKDPDDERGCFLEIRAGTGGDEAAIFAGDLFRMYSRYAEMRRWRVEIVSASEGEHGGYKEVIAKVIGEGAYGQFKFESGGHRVQRVPETESQGRIHTSACTVAVMPEIPEAEMPEINAGDLRIDTFRSSGAGGQHVNTTDSAIRITHIPTGIVVECQDERSQHKNKAKALSVLGARIRAAEVAKRHAEEASTRRNLLGTGDRSDRNRTYNFPQGRVTDHRINLTIYRLDEVMEGKLDALIQPIVQEYQADQLAALSEQD
- the lolB gene encoding lipoprotein localization protein LolB, with protein sequence MPMRKTHFVRLLPLASLVLAACSFNTPKGPATSPTSAQWREHEAQVKQLDHYQTRGSFAYLSDKQKVYARFFWQQYSRDSYRLLLTNPLGSTEMELKVQSGVAQLTNNEGKHYTSDNPDDMIQKLTGMSIPLDNLRLWMLGLPGDGTDFTLDSQYRLSQVKFTQNGKPGTVVYQSYDDDAKPSLPQRLEMTQGEQRIKLKMDNWTLN